The Sinomicrobium kalidii genome contains a region encoding:
- a CDS encoding SDR family oxidoreductase translates to MYTDKMLRDDALKGKNIVVTGGGSGLGKAMTRYFLELGAKVAITSRSLEKLEGTARELENETGGTCFPVQCDVRHYDQVEAMLQQVVGTFGKVDVLLNNAAGNFISPTERLSANAFDTIIDIVLKGSKNCTLAFGKHWIAEKQQNTTVLNIVTTYAWTGSAYVVPSATAKAGVLAMTRSLAVEWAKYGIRFNAIAPGPFPTKGAWDRLLPGELKEKFDLAKKVPLQRVGEHQELANLAAYLVSDFAAYLNGEVVAIDGGEWLKGAGQFNLLEQVPEHMWDMLEEMIRSKKGK, encoded by the coding sequence ATGTACACCGATAAAATGCTCCGCGACGATGCCCTGAAAGGCAAAAACATTGTAGTGACCGGAGGCGGAAGCGGCCTCGGCAAGGCCATGACCCGTTATTTCCTGGAACTGGGTGCCAAAGTAGCCATTACTTCCCGCAGCCTTGAAAAACTGGAAGGTACGGCCAGGGAACTGGAAAACGAAACAGGAGGGACCTGTTTCCCCGTACAATGTGATGTCCGCCATTACGACCAGGTAGAGGCGATGCTGCAACAGGTGGTCGGCACCTTCGGTAAGGTCGACGTATTGCTCAACAATGCCGCCGGGAACTTTATATCCCCTACGGAAAGATTGTCGGCCAACGCTTTTGATACCATCATTGATATCGTACTCAAAGGAAGCAAAAACTGCACCCTGGCTTTCGGGAAACACTGGATAGCAGAAAAACAACAAAATACTACCGTATTAAACATAGTGACCACTTACGCCTGGACGGGTTCTGCCTATGTAGTGCCCAGTGCCACGGCAAAAGCCGGCGTGCTGGCCATGACCCGAAGTCTTGCGGTGGAATGGGCCAAATACGGTATCCGCTTCAATGCCATTGCCCCCGGCCCCTTCCCTACCAAGGGTGCATGGGACAGGCTTTTACCGGGCGAACTCAAAGAAAAGTTCGACCTGGCCAAAAAAGTGCCCTTACAACGCGTGGGCGAACACCAGGAACTGGCCAACCTGGCCGCCTATCTCGTGTCTGACTTTGCCGCTTACCTCAACGGAGAGGTCGTTGCCATAGACGGCGGCGAATGGCTCAAAGGTGCGGGACAGTTCAACCTGCTGGAACAGGTGCCGGAACATATGTGGGACATGTTAGAGGAGATGATACGCAGTAAAAAGGGGAAGTAA
- a CDS encoding ParA family protein → MGKIIAIANQKGGVGKTTTSVNLAASLGVLEKKVLLIDADPQANATSGLGLDVEEIEVGTYQLLEHTLNAKDAIIGSDSPNVDLIPAHIDLVAIEIELVDKDRRESMLKDALAGLREEYDYILIDCAPSLGLLTLNALTAADSVIIPIQCEYFALEGLGKLLNTIKSVQKVHNQNLDIEGLLLTMYDARLRLSNQVVEEVQKHFNDMVFETIIQRNVRLSEAPSYGESIINYDASSKGATNYLNLAHEIIKKNKQTV, encoded by the coding sequence ATGGGTAAAATTATAGCAATTGCGAATCAGAAAGGCGGCGTGGGTAAGACGACTACCTCCGTGAACCTCGCGGCCTCCCTCGGTGTCCTGGAAAAGAAGGTACTTCTTATCGACGCCGATCCGCAGGCCAATGCCACTTCCGGACTGGGACTGGACGTAGAGGAAATAGAGGTGGGCACTTACCAGCTTCTGGAACATACCCTGAACGCCAAGGACGCCATTATCGGTTCTGATTCTCCCAACGTAGATCTTATTCCCGCACATATAGACCTGGTAGCCATAGAGATTGAACTTGTAGATAAGGACAGGAGGGAATCCATGCTCAAAGATGCGCTTGCCGGGCTCCGGGAAGAATACGACTATATACTGATCGATTGTGCTCCTTCCCTTGGTCTTCTTACACTTAATGCCCTTACCGCGGCAGATTCGGTGATCATTCCCATTCAATGTGAATACTTTGCCCTGGAAGGCCTCGGAAAATTACTGAACACCATAAAAAGTGTGCAGAAAGTGCACAATCAAAATCTCGATATCGAAGGTCTTTTGCTCACCATGTACGATGCAAGGCTCCGGCTTTCCAACCAGGTTGTCGAAGAAGTTCAGAAACACTTTAACGACATGGTATTCGAAACCATTATCCAGAGAAACGTACGCCTCAGCGAAGCCCCGAGTTACGGGGAAAGTATCATTAATTACGATGCAAGCAGTAAAGGAGCGACAAATTACTTAAATTTGGCGCACGAAATCATTAAAAAGAATAAGCAGACGGTTTAA
- a CDS encoding ParB/RepB/Spo0J family partition protein — translation MAKATKKQALGRGLSALLKDPENDIQTASDKNADKVVGNIVELDIESIEVNPFQPRTNFNENTLQELASSIKELGVIQPITVRKLEFNKYQLVSGERRFRASKLVGLSTVPAYIRIANDQESLEMALVENIQRQDLDPIEIALSYQRLIDEIQLTQEQLSDRVGKKRSTIANYLRLLKLDPIIQTGMRDGFVSMGHGRALINLDDKDTQLTIYEKIISSGLSVRETEKLVKNLQEKGKKKTTSDASDNKLPSYIDDKMEDITEYFSTKVDVKVSRNGKGKLIIPFHSREDFIRLTKLLE, via the coding sequence ATGGCAAAAGCAACGAAAAAACAAGCATTAGGACGGGGATTATCGGCACTGTTAAAAGATCCGGAGAATGACATTCAGACGGCTTCGGACAAAAATGCCGATAAAGTAGTAGGGAATATTGTTGAACTGGACATAGAGTCCATTGAGGTCAACCCGTTTCAGCCGCGTACCAATTTCAACGAGAATACGCTCCAGGAACTGGCCAGTTCCATAAAGGAACTCGGGGTTATACAGCCCATTACGGTACGGAAATTAGAATTCAACAAATATCAGCTGGTTTCCGGGGAGCGCCGCTTCCGGGCCTCGAAGCTTGTAGGGCTCAGTACTGTCCCCGCTTATATCCGCATAGCCAACGACCAGGAATCCCTGGAGATGGCATTGGTGGAAAACATACAGCGGCAGGACCTCGATCCTATTGAGATTGCGCTTTCCTATCAGCGGCTTATTGATGAAATACAGCTCACCCAGGAACAACTCAGTGACCGGGTGGGGAAAAAGCGTTCTACCATAGCCAACTACCTCAGGTTATTGAAACTGGACCCCATAATCCAGACCGGGATGCGGGACGGGTTTGTAAGTATGGGACACGGAAGAGCATTGATCAACCTGGATGACAAGGATACCCAGCTCACCATTTACGAAAAGATCATTTCCAGCGGCCTGTCTGTAAGAGAAACGGAAAAACTCGTTAAAAATCTCCAGGAAAAAGGCAAAAAGAAGACGACTTCGGACGCTTCGGATAACAAACTGCCTTCTTATATTGACGATAAAATGGAGGATATTACCGAATACTTTTCGACCAAAGTTGACGTTAAAGTATCCAGGAACGGCAAGGGAAAACTCATTATACCCTTCCATTCCCGTGAAGATTTTATCCGTTTGACCAAACTCCTCGAATAA
- a CDS encoding DUF5683 domain-containing protein, with protein MLLITGGTARAQDKEQETANDSTNTENRVVVRDTIVHKTNTIDPLSPSKAAFYSAILPGLGQIYNKRYWKVPLVYGAIGTGLYFYITNKDQYHRYRNAYKRRLAGFHDDEFYDIDGSGINEGNPDVSMDALRRAQEYYQRYKDLSLLITIGLYALNIIDANVDAHLKQHNISDELTLRPFIIPNDFNVGTTVGLSLNFNF; from the coding sequence ATGCTGTTAATAACAGGCGGTACGGCACGGGCACAGGACAAGGAACAGGAAACCGCCAACGATTCCACGAACACCGAAAACCGGGTGGTCGTTCGGGACACTATTGTCCACAAAACGAATACCATAGACCCTTTGTCGCCCAGCAAGGCGGCATTTTATTCGGCCATACTGCCGGGGCTCGGACAAATTTACAACAAGCGCTACTGGAAGGTTCCGCTGGTATATGGGGCCATAGGTACCGGATTGTATTTTTATATCACCAACAAGGACCAGTACCACAGGTACAGGAATGCCTATAAACGCAGGCTCGCCGGTTTTCATGATGATGAATTCTATGACATTGACGGAAGCGGGATTAACGAAGGAAACCCGGATGTTTCCATGGACGCCCTTCGGAGGGCCCAGGAATATTACCAGCGGTATAAAGACCTTTCCCTTCTCATCACCATAGGGCTCTATGCCCTGAACATCATAGATGCCAATGTCGACGCACACCTGAAACAACACAATATAAGCGATGAACTTACCCTGCGCCCCTTTATTATCCCGAACGATTTTAATGTGGGCACCACGGTAGGACTATCACTCAACTTTAATTTCTGA
- the dapB gene encoding 4-hydroxy-tetrahydrodipicolinate reductase, whose protein sequence is MKIALLGYGKMGKMIEQTAISRNHMIVARIDDEFSLEDIKGADAAIDFSVPSAAFKNITTCLENGIPVISGTTGWLDRYNEAVALCNQHKGGFIYASNFSLGVNIFFQLNEYLAKMMARLDEYKVSIEETHHTQKLDAPSGTAITLAEGIIKNSSKTGWQLDNAGENEVPVTAKRIENVPGTHSIRYSGKVDDIEITHTAHNREGFALGAVIAAEWIVGKTGVFNMKDVLNLS, encoded by the coding sequence ATGAAGATAGCTTTACTGGGATACGGCAAAATGGGAAAAATGATAGAACAGACCGCCATTTCCCGGAACCATATGATCGTTGCCAGAATAGATGATGAATTTAGTTTAGAAGACATTAAAGGCGCCGATGCGGCCATAGATTTCAGTGTTCCTTCCGCAGCCTTTAAAAACATAACCACCTGCCTGGAAAACGGTATCCCGGTGATATCGGGAACAACCGGGTGGCTGGACCGTTACAACGAGGCCGTAGCGCTGTGTAACCAGCACAAGGGAGGCTTTATTTATGCTTCCAATTTCAGCCTGGGCGTCAATATCTTTTTCCAGCTCAACGAATACCTGGCCAAAATGATGGCCCGCCTGGATGAATACAAGGTCAGCATCGAAGAAACCCACCACACCCAAAAACTCGACGCTCCCAGCGGAACCGCAATTACCCTGGCCGAAGGGATTATAAAGAACAGTTCCAAAACAGGGTGGCAGCTGGACAATGCGGGGGAAAACGAAGTCCCGGTTACGGCCAAACGCATAGAAAATGTTCCCGGCACTCACAGCATACGCTATTCCGGAAAAGTAGACGACATTGAAATCACCCATACCGCTCACAACCGGGAAGGATTTGCACTCGGGGCTGTTATTGCAGCAGAATGGATTGTCGGAAAAACCGGTGTTTTCAATATGAAGGACGTGTTAAACCTTAGTTAG
- the lepB gene encoding signal peptidase I, giving the protein MTITAWFMFFLFLQLVHFAGTWKLYQKAGRQAWEALVPVYNAVILMKIINRPWWWVILLFIPIVNLIMFPVIWVETARSFGKNSTTDTWLTLLTLGLYLYYINYALDVTHIKDRSLKPGTATGEWVSSILFAIVAATLVHTYIMQPYVIPTSSLEKSLLVGDFLFVSKFHYGARAPMTAIAAPMVHDTIPGLGIKSYLNKPQLPYLRFPALQKIKRNDIVVFNWPTDTVRYFGDYRSRGIRKPIDKKSNYVKRCVGIPGDSLSIKDGYVYINGKRTQLPDRAKTQYSYIVKTNGSELSRAYMYQRFGVTDYFGRMQDGSYRFTSLTEESAARLKKSPNVVSVERIVQPAGRPHPRIFPNTRDNTWSGDNFGPIYIPEAGKTVVLNREILPRYKRIIQEYENNTLEVRGDQIFINGKQADSYTFKQDYYWMMGDNRDNSEDSRYWGYVPHNHIVGKPVFIWMSWDSQGGKVRWDRVFTTVGGPGEPVSYLKYFLIVIGGWIVFSFIRKKKKKNS; this is encoded by the coding sequence ATGACAATAACAGCGTGGTTCATGTTTTTCCTTTTCCTGCAACTGGTACACTTTGCAGGCACATGGAAACTATACCAAAAAGCCGGAAGACAAGCCTGGGAAGCCCTCGTACCCGTTTACAATGCCGTGATCCTTATGAAGATCATCAACAGACCGTGGTGGTGGGTCATCCTGCTGTTCATTCCCATTGTCAACCTCATTATGTTTCCCGTTATATGGGTGGAAACCGCCCGGAGTTTCGGTAAAAATTCCACAACAGACACCTGGCTGACCCTACTTACCCTGGGATTGTATCTCTATTACATCAATTATGCCCTGGATGTCACCCACATCAAGGACAGGAGCCTCAAGCCCGGAACGGCCACGGGAGAATGGGTCAGTTCCATACTCTTTGCCATTGTGGCGGCAACACTGGTGCATACCTATATTATGCAGCCCTACGTGATCCCCACTTCCTCCCTGGAAAAATCCCTGCTGGTGGGCGATTTTCTCTTTGTGAGCAAATTCCACTACGGTGCCAGGGCTCCCATGACCGCCATAGCCGCTCCGATGGTTCATGATACCATTCCCGGGCTGGGGATAAAATCGTATCTCAACAAACCGCAGCTCCCTTATCTCCGGTTTCCCGCACTTCAAAAAATAAAGCGAAACGACATCGTAGTGTTCAACTGGCCTACGGATACCGTACGTTATTTTGGCGACTACAGGAGCCGGGGCATACGAAAACCGATTGATAAGAAATCGAACTATGTAAAAAGATGCGTGGGAATTCCCGGGGACTCACTGTCCATCAAGGACGGTTATGTCTATATCAACGGCAAGCGGACACAACTGCCGGACCGGGCCAAAACACAATATTCTTATATTGTAAAGACCAACGGCAGCGAGCTCAGCCGGGCCTACATGTACCAGCGCTTCGGTGTTACGGATTATTTCGGCAGGATGCAGGACGGTTCCTACCGTTTTACCTCATTGACGGAAGAAAGTGCCGCCCGCCTGAAAAAAAGCCCGAATGTAGTGAGTGTAGAACGGATAGTACAACCGGCAGGAAGACCTCATCCCCGTATTTTCCCCAATACCAGGGACAACACCTGGAGCGGGGATAATTTCGGTCCCATATATATTCCCGAAGCAGGTAAGACCGTAGTACTCAACAGGGAGATCCTTCCGCGCTATAAAAGGATCATTCAGGAATACGAAAACAATACCCTGGAAGTAAGAGGAGATCAGATCTTTATCAACGGAAAACAGGCCGATTCCTATACGTTCAAACAGGATTACTACTGGATGATGGGCGACAACCGGGATAATTCGGAAGACAGCCGGTATTGGGGGTATGTTCCGCACAATCACATCGTCGGCAAGCCCGTGTTCATATGGATGAGCTGGGACAGCCAGGGCGGGAAAGTCCGGTGGGATCGTGTCTTTACCACCGTAGGAGGACCGGGAGAACCGGTTTCGTATCTCAAATATTTCCTTATTGTAATAGGAGGATGGATCGTTTTCAGCTTTATACGAAAGAAGAAAAAGAAAAACAGTTAG
- a CDS encoding WbqC family protein produces MERKILIHPAYFPTIMHFVAMINHPVVLEMEDNFQKQTYRNRMYVYGPGGRQLLTIPVKHSKTGTHQKYRDIRIENSFHWRKQHWKTLQTAYRTSPFFEFYEDDLAPVFEKKHDFLMDLNLDTIHFIFDIFQLNPEYGKTHTYEKEAAAYADYRFMVNAKEAPRFNLESYTQVFDEKHGFIGNLSILDLLFNEGPNALTYIERQSLPS; encoded by the coding sequence ATGGAACGTAAAATACTCATACATCCCGCTTATTTTCCCACCATAATGCATTTTGTGGCCATGATAAACCACCCGGTGGTCCTGGAAATGGAAGACAACTTCCAGAAACAGACCTATCGCAACCGTATGTATGTTTACGGACCGGGAGGGAGGCAACTGCTTACTATCCCCGTAAAACACAGCAAAACCGGAACACACCAGAAATACAGGGACATCCGTATAGAAAACAGCTTCCACTGGCGGAAACAACACTGGAAAACACTGCAAACGGCTTACAGGACCTCTCCTTTCTTTGAGTTTTATGAAGACGACCTGGCCCCGGTCTTTGAAAAAAAACACGATTTCCTCATGGACCTCAACCTGGATACCATACACTTTATCTTCGATATTTTCCAGCTCAACCCGGAATACGGAAAAACCCATACCTACGAAAAGGAAGCAGCGGCATACGCCGATTACAGGTTTATGGTCAACGCCAAGGAAGCACCCCGCTTTAACCTGGAATCTTATACCCAGGTTTTTGATGAAAAACACGGATTTATAGGCAACCTGAGCATCTTGGACCTCCTTTTTAACGAAGGCCCCAATGCCCTGACTTACATTGAAAGGCAATCCCTTCCTTCCTGA